Proteins encoded within one genomic window of Bacillus thuringiensis:
- a CDS encoding YitT family protein: MDLKLNYTELIKKLIVVIIAGLLNAIGMNLFLTPAKVYASGFAGLSQLLSQILGDFLSIHISTGVLFSLFNIPVVILAWKKVGKAFTFFSFLCVIFMTLFLEIIPVRAVSNDIILNAIFGGLISAIGVGIALKWGASTGGLDIIAMILSKIKDKPVGTYFFFFNALIIIAAGYVYGWEKALYTLVTLYVSTRIIDAIHTRHVKITALIVTKNGADVRKAIHSRLVRGITTIPATGAYTNENKEMLMIVITRYELYELERVIKQVDPGAFTNVLQTVGVFGLFRKD; encoded by the coding sequence ATGGATTTGAAGTTGAATTATACCGAACTTATAAAGAAGTTAATCGTTGTAATCATTGCAGGTTTATTAAACGCGATTGGAATGAATTTATTTTTAACACCAGCGAAAGTGTACGCGAGTGGTTTTGCTGGATTATCTCAATTATTATCACAAATATTAGGAGATTTTTTATCTATTCATATATCTACAGGAGTATTGTTTAGCTTATTTAATATTCCCGTCGTTATTTTAGCGTGGAAAAAGGTTGGGAAAGCTTTTACGTTTTTTAGTTTTTTGTGCGTTATTTTTATGACGTTGTTTTTAGAAATTATCCCAGTTCGAGCTGTTTCGAATGATATCATCTTGAATGCAATTTTTGGAGGGCTTATTTCGGCAATTGGAGTAGGGATCGCGTTAAAGTGGGGGGCCTCTACAGGTGGTTTAGATATTATCGCCATGATTTTATCTAAAATAAAAGATAAGCCTGTCGGTACGTATTTTTTCTTCTTTAATGCACTGATCATTATTGCTGCTGGCTATGTGTATGGGTGGGAAAAAGCATTATATACTTTGGTGACTTTGTATGTGTCAACGCGAATCATCGATGCGATTCATACGCGTCATGTGAAGATTACAGCATTAATTGTTACGAAGAATGGGGCAGATGTAAGAAAGGCAATTCACTCACGCTTAGTGAGGGGGATTACAACGATACCGGCAACAGGTGCTTATACAAATGAAAATAAGGAAATGTTAATGATTGTTATTACGCGTTACGAACTGTATGAATTAGAGAGGGTTATTAAACAAGTGGACCCAGGTGCATTTACAAACGTACTGCAAACTGTTGGGGTGTTTGGACTGTTCCGAAAAGATTAA
- a CDS encoding YajQ family cyclic di-GMP-binding protein encodes MAKDSSFDIVSKVELPEVTNAINIALKEIQNRYDFKGSKSDIKLEKEVLVLTSDDEFKLDQVKDVLISKLVKRNVPIKNLDYGKVEAATGNTVRQRATLQQGIDKDNAKKINNIIKEMKLKVKTQVQDDQVRVTAKSRDDLQAVIAAVRSADLPIDVQFINYR; translated from the coding sequence ATGGCAAAAGATAGTTCTTTTGACATCGTTTCGAAAGTAGAATTACCTGAAGTAACAAACGCAATTAACATCGCATTAAAGGAAATCCAAAACCGATATGACTTTAAAGGAAGTAAAAGTGATATTAAATTAGAAAAAGAAGTACTAGTTTTAACTTCTGACGATGAGTTCAAATTAGACCAAGTAAAAGACGTTCTAATTTCTAAACTTGTAAAACGTAACGTTCCAATTAAAAACTTGGATTACGGAAAAGTTGAAGCTGCGACTGGTAACACAGTTCGCCAACGTGCAACCCTTCAACAAGGTATCGATAAAGATAACGCGAAAAAAATTAACAACATCATTAAAGAAATGAAATTAAAAGTAAAAACACAAGTACAAGATGACCAAGTACGTGTTACAGCGAAAAGCCGTGATGACTTACAAGCAGTCATCGCAGCAGTTCGCAGTGCTGACTTACCAATTGACGTACAATTCATTAACTACCGCTAA
- a CDS encoding S1 RNA-binding domain-containing protein — translation MYLQLGSIEQVTVLRETEIGYMVGNEEEEIFLHKNELVGEIEEGDTIDVFLYLDHQNRISATMKEPLITTFDWNWVKVVEVIPSLGVFVDIGVSKDILIPADEFPIYMPVWPEVGDELYCTLKLTNRDRLIALPARDSDMQEIIVDATPSMRNKNVNGRVYRSLQVGSFILTDEHFRAFLHHTERKEQVRIGERVTGRIIDVKDDGTINISLLPRKEEGMEDDAAVIYDYMEERGGAMPFWDKSHPEDIKERFNMSKAAFKRALGKLMKEEKVYQEEGWTYFKK, via the coding sequence ATGTATTTACAATTAGGATCGATTGAACAGGTAACTGTTTTACGCGAAACGGAAATCGGATATATGGTTGGGAATGAAGAAGAAGAAATTTTCCTACATAAAAACGAATTAGTTGGAGAAATTGAAGAAGGCGATACGATTGATGTATTCTTATACCTTGATCATCAAAATCGTATTTCAGCAACAATGAAGGAGCCACTTATTACAACTTTTGATTGGAACTGGGTAAAGGTTGTAGAAGTTATTCCTAGTTTAGGTGTGTTTGTTGATATTGGTGTATCAAAAGATATACTAATCCCAGCCGATGAGTTTCCAATTTATATGCCAGTATGGCCAGAAGTAGGCGACGAATTATATTGTACATTAAAATTAACGAATCGTGATCGTTTAATTGCTCTTCCGGCAAGAGACAGTGATATGCAAGAAATTATCGTAGATGCGACGCCATCTATGCGTAATAAAAACGTAAATGGACGTGTGTATCGTTCACTTCAAGTTGGTTCATTCATACTAACTGATGAGCATTTCCGTGCTTTCTTACACCATACAGAAAGAAAAGAACAAGTCCGCATCGGTGAGCGTGTAACGGGCCGTATTATTGACGTGAAAGACGATGGTACAATTAACATTTCACTTCTTCCTCGTAAAGAAGAAGGAATGGAAGATGACGCTGCTGTAATTTATGACTATATGGAAGAACGAGGCGGAGCAATGCCATTTTGGGATAAGAGCCACCCAGAAGATATTAAAGAACGTTTCAATATGAGTAAAGCTGCATTTAAGCGTGCACTTGGTAAGTTGATGAAAGAAGAAAAGGTTTACCAAGAAGAAGGTTGGACGTACTTTAAGAAATAA
- a CDS encoding DUF3941 domain-containing protein, which yields MPHTSDNDKKARDNNAKRAQKNEQEQKNIEQGKHSYSKKTDHL from the coding sequence ATGCCACATACGAGTGATAACGACAAAAAAGCACGCGATAATAATGCAAAACGCGCACAAAAAAATGAGCAAGAACAAAAAAATATAGAGCAAGGTAAGCATTCTTATTCTAAAAAGACCGATCACCTTTGA
- a CDS encoding DUF3813 domain-containing protein: MGNLLFQQARDAVANAVSCSSGAEQQDLVYRAKNALHSAYANSSTAEKVQLREMQEQLQNITNLH; encoded by the coding sequence ATGGGGAACTTACTATTCCAACAAGCTAGAGATGCTGTTGCAAATGCCGTATCTTGTTCAAGCGGTGCTGAGCAACAAGATCTCGTATACAGAGCCAAAAACGCTTTGCACTCTGCTTACGCAAACTCTTCAACAGCTGAAAAAGTTCAGCTACGCGAAATGCAGGAGCAGTTGCAAAACATTACGAATTTACATTAA
- a CDS encoding Cof-type HAD-IIB family hydrolase, translating to MNKQHLIALDLDGTLLTDNKIISTRTKHTIAKAKEQGHIVVISTGRPFRASYDYYKELGLNTPIVNFNGAYVHHPLDSKWGTHHSPLELATAQEIVRACFDFGVKNIYAEVMDDVYVREIDEDKKHIFEFGSPKIFTGDLLNILNDHPTCLLIDAHDEHSSAIRQHLTDMHAEVIDHRKWGAPWPIIEIVKSGLNKAVGLQKISSHYNIPQERIIAFGDEDNDFEMIEFAGHGIAMGNAIPELKSLANHTTLTNEEDGIALYLEEVLGL from the coding sequence ATGAACAAACAACATTTAATCGCATTAGACTTAGACGGCACATTATTAACAGACAACAAAATAATTTCCACTCGAACGAAACATACAATTGCAAAAGCAAAGGAACAAGGACATATTGTCGTTATTTCAACAGGGCGTCCATTCCGTGCTAGTTATGATTACTATAAAGAACTTGGCCTGAACACACCTATCGTAAACTTTAACGGTGCTTACGTACATCATCCTCTTGATTCAAAGTGGGGAACACATCACTCTCCTCTTGAGCTAGCAACAGCCCAAGAAATTGTCCGAGCTTGCTTTGATTTTGGCGTAAAAAATATATACGCTGAAGTAATGGACGATGTGTATGTTCGTGAAATTGATGAAGATAAAAAACATATTTTCGAATTCGGTTCTCCAAAGATTTTTACAGGAGACTTATTAAATATTTTAAACGATCATCCAACTTGCTTATTAATTGATGCACATGACGAGCATTCCAGTGCAATTCGTCAACATTTAACTGATATGCACGCTGAAGTAATTGACCATAGAAAATGGGGCGCACCTTGGCCGATTATTGAAATCGTAAAAAGCGGGTTAAATAAAGCTGTTGGATTACAAAAAATTTCTAGTCATTACAACATTCCACAAGAACGAATTATCGCTTTCGGTGATGAAGATAACGACTTTGAAATGATTGAATTTGCTGGTCACGGCATCGCAATGGGAAATGCAATTCCTGAATTAAAATCACTTGCAAACCATACAACGTTAACGAACGAAGAAGATGGTATTGCACTATATTTAGAAGAGGTTCTTGGGTTGTAA
- a CDS encoding helix-turn-helix domain-containing protein, giving the protein MEFYDLGITIKELRMKKNISQSELCHGICSQSQISKIEKGMIYPSSILLYQLSERLGIDPNNIFALTQNKKLKYVENVKYVMRDCTKQKQYNELYEIVKQEKNENNFQLKEDKQFLIWHEAIAIFHVNKSIKTALNLLNSALKLTVTNVDFLSEREIDIMQSIAIFHWANKEHEKSITILRRCLTNFNKLDFPRDKEIKLKIIFNLAKILGHANQHEEAIKYNDMGIKLAINLNTLYLLGELYYGKAWNLLKLKKYNEEDVADNMKKALFIFELTEKENLIKIVKENYFENQNKKITHNF; this is encoded by the coding sequence ATGGAATTTTACGATTTGGGTATTACCATTAAAGAACTTAGAATGAAAAAGAATATATCACAATCTGAATTGTGCCATGGAATATGTTCGCAAAGTCAAATTAGCAAAATAGAAAAAGGGATGATTTATCCATCTAGCATATTGTTATATCAATTATCTGAAAGACTTGGTATTGATCCAAATAATATTTTCGCACTAACGCAAAACAAAAAACTAAAATACGTAGAAAATGTAAAGTATGTAATGAGGGATTGTACAAAGCAAAAACAATATAATGAACTTTACGAAATAGTGAAACAAGAGAAAAACGAAAATAATTTCCAGTTAAAAGAAGATAAACAATTTCTAATATGGCATGAAGCCATTGCTATATTTCATGTAAATAAATCAATAAAAACTGCTTTAAATCTTTTAAATAGCGCGTTAAAACTAACAGTAACGAATGTTGATTTTTTATCAGAAAGAGAAATAGATATTATGCAGTCGATAGCTATATTTCATTGGGCAAATAAAGAGCATGAAAAGAGTATTACTATATTAAGAAGATGCTTAACGAATTTTAATAAGTTAGATTTTCCTAGAGATAAAGAGATTAAATTAAAAATCATTTTTAATTTAGCGAAAATTTTAGGTCATGCAAATCAGCATGAAGAGGCAATAAAATACAATGATATGGGTATCAAATTAGCTATTAATTTAAATACTTTATATTTATTAGGTGAATTGTACTATGGAAAAGCTTGGAATTTGCTGAAACTGAAAAAATATAATGAAGAAGATGTAGCTGATAACATGAAAAAAGCATTATTTATATTTGAACTAACAGAAAAAGAAAATTTGATAAAAATAGTTAAAGAAAATTATTTTGAAAATCAAAATAAAAAAATCACTCATAATTTTTGA
- the clpB gene encoding ATP-dependent chaperone ClpB has protein sequence MDLNQMTTKTQEAIMSAQSLAVSHHHQEVDTVHLLFTLLEEQDGLAVRIFQKMNVDIEALKQGAESLIKKKPSVTGSGAEAGKLYITGALQQLLVRAGKEAEKLQDDYISVEHVLLAFSEEKGDINQLFTRFHITKDNLLQSLMTVRGNQRVTSQNPEATYEALEKYGRDLVAEVRAGKIDPVIGRDSEIRRVIRILSRKTKNNPVLIGEPGVGKTAIVEGLAQRIVKKDVPEGLKDRTIFALDMSALVAGAKFRGEFEERLQAVLNEIKKSEGRILLFIDELHTIVGAGKTEGAMDAGNMLKPMLARGELHCIGATTLDEYRKYIEKDPALERRFQQVLAEEPTVEDTISILRGLKERFEIYHGVNIHDRAIVAASVLSDRYISDRFLPDKAIDLVDEACATIRTEIDSMPTELDEVTRRIMQLEIEEAALGKEKDFGSQERLKTLQRELSDLKEVASGMRAKWEKEKEDIHKVRDLREHLERLRRELEEAEGNYDLNKAAELRHGKIPAIEKELKEAEEMGAHNKQENRLLREEVSEEEIADIVSRWTGIPVAKLVEGEREKLLRLEQILSERVIGQEEAVSLVSDAVLRARAGIKDPNRPIGSFIFLGPTGVGKTELAKTLAQSLFDSEEQMIRIDMSEYMEKHAVSRLIGAPPGYVGYEEGGQLTEAVRRKPYSVILLDEIEKAHPEVFNILLQMLDDGRITDSQGRTVDFKNTVIIMTSNIGSAHLLDGLEEDGSIKEESRELVMGQLRGHFRPEFLNRVDEIILFKPLTANEIKGIVDKIVKELQGRLADRHITVELTDAAKEFVVEAGFDPMYGARPLKRYVQRQVETKLARELIAGTITDNSHVVVDVENNELVVRVK, from the coding sequence ATGGACTTAAATCAAATGACAACAAAAACACAAGAGGCGATTATGAGTGCCCAATCTTTAGCGGTATCTCATCATCATCAAGAAGTAGATACTGTTCATCTCTTGTTTACATTATTAGAAGAGCAAGATGGGTTAGCAGTACGTATTTTTCAAAAAATGAATGTCGATATAGAAGCGTTAAAACAAGGCGCTGAAAGTTTAATTAAGAAAAAGCCTTCTGTAACGGGAAGTGGTGCAGAAGCAGGCAAATTATATATAACAGGTGCTCTGCAACAACTACTTGTAAGAGCGGGAAAAGAAGCAGAGAAATTACAAGATGATTATATTTCAGTCGAGCATGTATTGCTTGCTTTTTCTGAAGAAAAAGGCGATATAAACCAATTATTCACAAGATTTCATATTACGAAAGATAACTTATTACAGTCTTTAATGACAGTTCGGGGGAATCAAAGAGTGACTAGTCAAAATCCAGAAGCAACATATGAAGCGTTAGAAAAATATGGCCGTGATTTAGTGGCAGAAGTGAGAGCGGGGAAAATTGATCCTGTTATCGGGCGTGATAGTGAAATTCGCCGCGTCATTCGCATTCTTTCACGTAAAACGAAAAACAACCCGGTTTTAATTGGTGAGCCAGGTGTTGGTAAAACAGCAATTGTTGAAGGATTAGCACAGCGTATTGTGAAAAAGGACGTACCTGAAGGTTTAAAAGATAGAACAATTTTTGCGTTAGATATGAGTGCACTTGTAGCTGGCGCGAAATTCCGTGGTGAATTTGAAGAACGTCTGCAAGCTGTATTAAATGAAATTAAAAAGAGTGAAGGCCGCATTTTATTATTCATTGATGAACTGCACACAATCGTCGGCGCTGGTAAAACAGAAGGTGCGATGGACGCAGGGAATATGTTAAAACCGATGCTTGCGCGTGGTGAACTGCATTGTATCGGGGCGACAACACTAGATGAATATCGCAAATATATTGAGAAAGATCCAGCGCTAGAAAGACGTTTCCAACAAGTATTAGCAGAAGAACCAACCGTTGAAGATACAATCTCCATTTTACGTGGTTTAAAAGAGCGTTTTGAAATTTACCATGGTGTAAATATTCATGACCGCGCGATTGTAGCAGCATCAGTTTTATCAGATCGATATATTTCGGATCGTTTCTTACCAGATAAAGCAATTGATCTTGTTGATGAAGCATGTGCAACGATTCGAACAGAGATTGATTCTATGCCGACAGAATTAGATGAAGTAACACGCCGCATTATGCAGCTTGAAATTGAAGAAGCAGCTCTTGGAAAAGAGAAGGACTTTGGTAGCCAAGAACGTCTAAAAACGTTGCAACGTGAATTATCGGATTTAAAAGAAGTTGCAAGTGGTATGAGAGCGAAATGGGAGAAAGAAAAAGAAGATATTCACAAAGTTCGTGACTTACGTGAACATTTAGAGCGTCTGCGCCGTGAATTAGAAGAAGCAGAAGGGAATTACGATTTAAATAAAGCAGCGGAACTTCGTCACGGGAAAATTCCTGCGATTGAAAAAGAGTTAAAAGAAGCAGAAGAAATGGGCGCACATAATAAACAAGAAAATCGTTTATTACGTGAGGAAGTAAGTGAAGAAGAGATTGCTGATATTGTTTCACGCTGGACTGGTATTCCTGTCGCGAAACTCGTTGAAGGGGAACGCGAGAAATTACTACGCCTAGAGCAAATTTTATCAGAGCGTGTCATCGGACAAGAAGAAGCGGTAAGCCTAGTATCAGATGCAGTTCTTCGTGCTCGCGCTGGTATTAAAGATCCGAACCGTCCGATTGGTTCCTTCATCTTCTTAGGACCAACAGGTGTTGGTAAAACAGAACTTGCAAAAACGTTAGCGCAGTCTTTATTCGATAGTGAAGAGCAAATGATTCGTATTGATATGTCTGAGTATATGGAGAAACACGCTGTGTCACGCTTAATTGGTGCACCTCCTGGATATGTTGGATATGAAGAGGGCGGTCAATTAACAGAAGCAGTAAGACGTAAACCGTATTCTGTTATTTTGTTAGACGAAATCGAAAAAGCGCATCCAGAAGTATTCAATATTTTATTACAAATGTTAGATGACGGTCGCATTACAGATTCGCAAGGACGTACAGTAGACTTTAAAAATACAGTTATTATTATGACGTCAAATATTGGATCTGCTCATTTATTAGATGGATTAGAAGAAGATGGCTCCATTAAAGAAGAATCAAGAGAGCTTGTAATGGGACAATTAAGAGGACATTTCCGACCAGAGTTTTTAAACCGTGTCGATGAAATTATTTTATTCAAACCTCTTACAGCGAATGAAATTAAAGGTATTGTTGATAAAATTGTAAAAGAATTACAAGGTCGTTTAGCTGATCGTCACATTACGGTAGAATTAACAGATGCTGCGAAAGAGTTTGTTGTAGAAGCTGGATTTGATCCAATGTACGGAGCTCGTCCATTAAAACGATATGTACAACGTCAAGTGGAAACGAAACTAGCACGAGAATTAATTGCAGGAACGATTACTGACAATAGTCACGTAGTTGTTGATGTTGAAAATAACGAGTTAGTCGTGCGTGTGAAATAA
- the prsA gene encoding peptidylprolyl isomerase PrsA produces the protein MRGKHIFIITALISLLMLAACGQKNSSATVATATDSTITKSDFEKQLKDRYGKDMLYEMMAQDVITKKYKVSDADVDKEVQKAKNQYGDQFTAVLENNRLKDEADFKNQIKFKLAMNEAIKKSVTEKDVKDHYKPEIKASHILVSDENEAKEIKKKLDAGASFEELAKQESQDLLSKEKGGDLGYFNSGTMTPEFETAAYKLKIGQISDSVKSPNGYHIIKLTGKKDLKPYDEVKDSIRKNLEAERIADPTFGQKLLQQELKKANIKINDSELEDTFTLAHEQGN, from the coding sequence ATGAGAGGGAAACATATTTTCATTATTACTGCACTAATAAGCTTATTAATGCTAGCTGCTTGCGGGCAAAAAAATAGCTCAGCTACAGTCGCTACGGCAACAGACTCAACCATTACGAAGAGCGACTTCGAAAAGCAGTTAAAAGATCGTTACGGAAAAGACATGTTATACGAAATGATGGCACAAGACGTTATCACGAAAAAATATAAAGTATCTGACGCTGATGTAGATAAAGAAGTACAAAAAGCGAAAAATCAATACGGTGATCAATTCACAGCGGTACTAGAAAACAATCGTTTAAAAGATGAAGCTGATTTCAAAAATCAAATTAAATTCAAACTTGCTATGAATGAAGCAATTAAAAAAAGTGTTACAGAAAAAGACGTGAAAGACCACTACAAACCAGAAATTAAAGCGAGCCACATTTTAGTAAGTGACGAAAATGAAGCGAAAGAAATAAAGAAAAAATTAGATGCTGGTGCTTCATTTGAAGAACTAGCAAAACAAGAATCGCAAGATCTACTATCAAAAGAGAAAGGCGGAGACCTTGGATACTTCAATTCAGGTACAATGACACCTGAATTTGAAACAGCTGCCTACAAACTAAAAATTGGTCAAATTAGCGATTCCGTCAAATCACCAAATGGCTATCACATTATTAAACTAACTGGTAAAAAAGATTTAAAACCTTACGATGAAGTGAAAGACTCCATCCGCAAAAACTTAGAAGCAGAACGTATTGCCGATCCTACATTTGGTCAAAAATTATTACAACAAGAATTAAAAAAGGCAAATATTAAAATAAACGATAGTGAGTTGGAAGATACGTTTACTCTTGCACATGAGCAAGGAAATTAA
- a CDS encoding YjzC family protein: MGQNRRFRSGQKAPNDGIYVEIGETGSMVKDPQMVKLTAGDKFPDNTNHNRQWTYKRKP, encoded by the coding sequence ATGGGACAAAATCGTAGGTTTCGTTCTGGGCAAAAAGCGCCGAATGATGGCATTTATGTGGAAATTGGTGAAACGGGAAGTATGGTAAAAGACCCGCAAATGGTGAAACTAACTGCTGGTGACAAGTTTCCAGATAACACAAATCATAACCGCCAGTGGACGTATAAAAGAAAACCGTAA
- a CDS encoding alpha-amylase family glycosyl hydrolase, with amino-acid sequence MRVGKIHTRKLFICFCLAVVLFVPIHTFADEKREWRDEVIYSIMIDRFNNGEPKNDKQLEVGNLEGYQGGDIRGIIKRLDYIKEMGFTAVMLSPLFESGKYDGLDVRNFQKVNEHFGTENDVKELVKEAHAKGMKVVFQFPLGENEQQVIESMKWWIKEVDLDASYVMHSEKKSPAFWDDVQKDMQVIKKDFRIVTKENSEYNEKIVESFSKVDVSAKPLYDVSKKAGESVVFLDNQDTKRFARIAKENMNYPPSRLKLALTYLLTSPGIPNFYYGTEIALDGGDTPDNRRLMDFKSDEKFMQHITKLGELRQARPSLRRGTFELLYDKDGMSILKRKYKDEVTLVAINNTKKTQKVALPVSAIGEKQELRGLLEDEIIREENGKFYLVLKREESNVYKVSGETGVNWLFISLIVGVNVLFIAFLIVVKKRRK; translated from the coding sequence ATGCGTGTGGGGAAAATACATACTAGGAAACTATTCATTTGTTTTTGTTTAGCTGTCGTTTTGTTTGTACCAATACATACATTTGCAGACGAAAAAAGAGAGTGGCGAGACGAAGTTATATATTCCATTATGATTGATCGTTTTAATAATGGGGAACCGAAAAATGACAAACAGTTAGAAGTTGGTAATTTAGAAGGATATCAGGGTGGAGATATAAGAGGGATTATAAAAAGACTGGATTACATAAAAGAAATGGGTTTTACTGCTGTTATGCTTTCTCCGCTTTTTGAAAGTGGAAAGTACGATGGGTTAGACGTCCGCAATTTTCAAAAGGTAAATGAACATTTCGGAACAGAAAATGATGTGAAAGAACTTGTAAAAGAAGCTCATGCAAAAGGAATGAAAGTTGTATTTCAATTTCCGCTTGGAGAAAACGAACAACAAGTAATCGAATCGATGAAATGGTGGATCAAAGAAGTTGATTTAGATGCAAGTTATGTAATGCATAGTGAAAAAAAATCGCCTGCTTTTTGGGATGATGTGCAAAAAGATATGCAAGTGATAAAGAAAGATTTTCGTATTGTGACAAAAGAAAATAGTGAATATAACGAAAAAATAGTAGAATCATTTTCCAAAGTGGATGTATCGGCGAAACCTTTATATGATGTGAGTAAAAAAGCCGGGGAATCTGTTGTATTTTTAGATAATCAAGATACAAAAAGATTTGCCCGTATTGCAAAAGAGAATATGAATTATCCACCATCTCGTTTGAAACTAGCTCTTACATATTTATTAACATCACCAGGTATTCCAAATTTTTATTATGGGACTGAAATTGCATTAGATGGAGGGGATACGCCAGATAATAGACGATTAATGGATTTCAAATCAGATGAAAAGTTTATGCAGCACATAACGAAACTTGGTGAGCTTAGACAAGCGAGACCATCTCTAAGGCGCGGTACGTTTGAGCTTTTATATGATAAAGATGGAATGAGTATACTGAAACGAAAGTATAAAGATGAAGTCACATTAGTAGCGATTAATAATACGAAAAAAACACAAAAAGTTGCGTTACCTGTAAGTGCGATTGGCGAAAAACAAGAGTTAAGAGGATTGTTGGAAGATGAAATTATAAGAGAAGAAAACGGAAAATTTTATCTCGTTTTAAAGCGAGAAGAATCAAATGTGTATAAAGTCAGCGGAGAAACAGGTGTGAATTGGTTATTTATCTCTTTAATCGTCGGTGTGAACGTATTATTTATTGCGTTTTTAATTGTTGTTAAAAAGAGACGGAAATGA
- a CDS encoding ammonium transporter produces the protein MNTGDTVFMFVATVMVMLMTPGLALFYGGMVRSKNVLSTTMHSYSAMAIVSIQWIVIGYSLSFGPDWHGLIGTFDWFGLNGVTYAPNPDYSSTIPHNLFMMFQLMFAILTPALISGAFAERMRFSAFLIFILLWTTIVYNPVAHWVWGVGGWLRELGALDFAGGNVVHITSGVAGLVLAIFLGKRKNINGSSPHHLPFTMLGAGLLWFGWFGFNVGSALSLNDVALTAFINTNIAAAASALTWMLSEWFFQSKPTAMGAACGVVSGLVAITPACGFVTPFSALLIGAIGGILCFGAVFFLKTKFGYDDTLDAFGCHGIGGTWGGIATGLFATTAVNSDGANGLFYGNATLLFKQLVAIGATYAFTIIMTYAIIKAINFFLPVRVDEHEEHMGLDISMHGEKAYEHTERVN, from the coding sequence ATGAATACGGGAGATACGGTTTTTATGTTTGTAGCGACAGTAATGGTCATGTTAATGACACCAGGATTAGCACTTTTTTATGGAGGTATGGTTCGCAGTAAAAACGTACTCAGTACGACAATGCATAGTTATAGCGCAATGGCTATCGTTTCGATTCAGTGGATTGTAATTGGTTATTCTTTATCATTCGGACCAGATTGGCACGGACTTATCGGCACATTCGATTGGTTCGGTTTAAACGGAGTTACCTACGCACCAAATCCAGACTACTCATCTACTATTCCTCACAACTTATTTATGATGTTTCAACTCATGTTCGCTATTTTAACTCCTGCTTTAATTTCAGGTGCATTCGCCGAAAGAATGCGATTTTCAGCTTTCCTTATTTTCATCCTTCTATGGACAACGATCGTTTACAATCCTGTCGCTCATTGGGTATGGGGTGTTGGTGGATGGCTAAGAGAACTTGGCGCGTTAGACTTCGCTGGTGGTAATGTCGTTCATATCACATCTGGTGTTGCTGGCCTTGTATTAGCTATTTTCCTCGGAAAACGAAAAAACATAAACGGTTCGTCTCCTCATCATTTGCCATTTACGATGTTAGGTGCAGGCTTACTGTGGTTCGGCTGGTTCGGTTTTAACGTCGGAAGCGCATTATCTTTAAACGACGTAGCTTTAACTGCATTTATTAATACAAATATAGCCGCCGCTGCCTCAGCATTAACTTGGATGCTTTCAGAATGGTTCTTCCAATCAAAACCGACTGCGATGGGGGCTGCTTGCGGAGTTGTTTCCGGTCTAGTCGCTATCACACCAGCTTGTGGGTTCGTTACACCTTTCTCCGCCCTTCTTATCGGAGCAATCGGCGGTATATTATGCTTCGGAGCGGTCTTTTTCTTAAAAACAAAATTTGGATACGACGATACACTTGATGCTTTTGGATGTCACGGCATCGGAGGAACTTGGGGCGGTATTGCGACAGGACTATTCGCAACTACTGCTGTAAACAGCGATGGCGCTAACGGATTATTTTACGGAAACGCTACTTTACTTTTTAAACAACTTGTAGCAATTGGAGCAACATATGCATTTACAATCATCATGACGTACGCCATTATAAAAGCAATTAACTTCTTCCTCCCTGTTCGGGTAGATGAGCACGAGGAACATATGGGACTTGATATTTCGATGCACGGTGAGAAAGCTTATGAGCATACAGAGCGAGTGAACTAA